A DNA window from Methanobacterium sp. contains the following coding sequences:
- a CDS encoding DUF356 domain-containing protein, protein MTLILIRANSQGKLLNAIADIERHANLRISGKPKIIEPQIADKLAKGILKQNLRSKCEIATLIKVLDDTTKSIMHIKKIHPPAHIVVISEEYKEFEEIKKMFNRLPVLKGYYSHKSVPSN, encoded by the coding sequence ATGACTCTAATTTTAATACGTGCAAACAGTCAAGGAAAACTATTGAATGCCATTGCAGACATTGAACGGCATGCTAATTTAAGAATATCAGGAAAACCAAAGATAATTGAACCTCAAATTGCAGATAAACTAGCTAAAGGGATTCTTAAGCAGAATTTAAGATCAAAATGTGAAATAGCAACTCTTATAAAAGTTTTAGACGACACAACAAAAAGCATAATGCATATTAAAAAAATACACCCGCCAGCACATATTGTTGTTATAAGCGAGGAATATAAAGAATTTGAAGAAATAAAAAAGATGTTTAATAGGTTACCTGTACTTAAAGGCTATTATTCACATAAATCAGTTCCTTCAAATTAA
- a CDS encoding DUF5518 domain-containing protein, which yields MSYLICEKCGGYYKLKEGEKPDEFEACECGGSLSYVQNFNAHFDEELDPINEFNICPDCGIENSADEKYCKSCGKMIKDTKNEENSSTDSNKNVLKFTSNKWILRAVAIIVGVLIVVIPTFIFVDSNYALLLLLIGGIVASLIAGGKSEDGAINGIIVGVIAALLILSLRGNFLFIDDILFNIEIFIFEMSGAILILALFGLIGGVIGTSIREFLIKAEK from the coding sequence ATGTCTTATCTTATCTGTGAGAAATGTGGTGGCTATTACAAGCTTAAAGAAGGAGAAAAGCCCGATGAATTTGAGGCATGTGAGTGCGGAGGTTCTCTCAGTTATGTCCAAAATTTTAATGCACATTTCGATGAAGAATTAGACCCTATAAATGAATTTAATATTTGTCCTGACTGTGGAATTGAGAATTCTGCAGATGAGAAATACTGTAAATCATGTGGTAAAATGATAAAAGATACCAAAAATGAAGAAAATAGCTCTACTGATTCTAATAAAAATGTGCTAAAATTTACATCTAATAAATGGATATTGAGGGCAGTGGCAATTATTGTAGGCGTTTTAATTGTAGTGATCCCTACTTTCATATTTGTAGATTCGAATTATGCTTTATTATTGCTTTTAATTGGCGGAATAGTTGCATCTTTAATTGCTGGAGGAAAAAGTGAAGATGGAGCTATAAATGGAATTATAGTTGGTGTAATAGCTGCACTCTTAATTTTAAGTCTTAGAGGTAATTTTTTATTTATTGATGATATCCTCTTTAATATAGAAATATTCATTTTTGAAATGAGCGGTGCTATATTAATCCTTGCCCTTTTTGGCCTTATTGGAGGAGTAATAGGTACTTCAATACGTGAATTCTTAATTAAAGCTGAAAAATAA
- a CDS encoding VTT domain-containing protein, translating into MQNKINLETHIGIKWILLTFIILTLLLIPFVLFGDSLDNWTNSFFQSGPSKLIASIIIGFLLSIDIVAPIPSSIVSTAGGYFLGFIGGTLISLAGMTISCLIGYWIGAKFGRAAALRFVDSKEISRFESLQKKYGDWIIIISRSVPLLAETSVLFAGIGRMNFSRFIFIITISNLSISMVYAAVGAYSAHINSFLLAFAAAIIVPAVMIVILKNKKVFNSD; encoded by the coding sequence TTGCAAAATAAGATAAATTTAGAAACTCATATTGGAATTAAATGGATATTATTAACTTTTATAATTTTAACTCTTCTTTTAATCCCTTTTGTTTTATTTGGAGATTCTTTAGATAACTGGACTAATAGTTTTTTTCAATCGGGACCTTCTAAGCTGATTGCAAGTATAATTATTGGATTTTTATTATCTATTGACATTGTAGCCCCTATTCCTTCTAGTATTGTAAGTACAGCTGGTGGCTATTTTCTTGGATTTATAGGGGGAACTCTTATTTCTCTTGCAGGCATGACAATCAGCTGTTTAATAGGGTACTGGATTGGAGCTAAATTTGGACGTGCTGCAGCTCTTCGATTTGTAGATTCAAAAGAAATTTCTAGATTTGAATCTCTTCAAAAAAAGTATGGAGATTGGATAATTATTATTTCACGTTCAGTCCCATTACTTGCTGAAACTTCAGTTCTATTTGCAGGAATTGGTCGTATGAACTTCAGCCGTTTTATTTTTATAATTACAATATCCAATTTGAGTATATCCATGGTTTATGCAGCTGTTGGGGCTTATTCTGCCCATATTAATTCATTTTTACTTGCTTTTGCAGCCGCCATAATAGTCCCTGCTGTTATGATTGTCATTTTGAAAAATAAAAAGGTATTTAATTCTGATTAA
- a CDS encoding proteasome-activating nucleotidase, which produces MEDMSRNIMKKTEDLKNEIKLLKEENTKTKRNLMWKVRKLEKDKVLVENEKMRLDREVKSLRGEIERFRSPPLVVATITEVLEDGKLVVKSSTGPHFVINYSRLLDKKSLEPGSRVALNQQTFSIVNVLPSEKDPLISGMEVEEKPEVSYEQIGGLEEQVVEIKETVELPLKKPELFANIGIEPPKGVLLYGPPGTGKTLLAKAVANETNATFIKIVASEFVKKYIGEGARLVRGVFELAKEKAPSIIFIDEIDAIAAKRLKSSTSGDREVQRTLMQLLAEMDGFEARGDVGIVAATNRPDILDPALLRPGRFDRFIEVPIPNEDGRMEILKIHTRNMSLEEEVDIRLVASLTEGASGADLKAICTEAGMFAIREERSSVTMNDFMDAIDKIVGLEKEEEVRREAGVMYG; this is translated from the coding sequence ATGGAAGACATGTCCCGAAATATAATGAAAAAAACTGAAGATCTTAAGAATGAAATTAAACTCCTAAAGGAGGAGAATACTAAAACTAAAAGGAATTTAATGTGGAAAGTTAGAAAGCTTGAGAAAGACAAAGTTTTAGTTGAAAATGAAAAGATGAGGCTCGACAGAGAAGTAAAATCTCTAAGAGGCGAAATTGAAAGGTTTAGGTCCCCTCCTCTTGTAGTGGCTACTATAACTGAAGTTTTAGAAGACGGAAAACTTGTAGTAAAAAGCAGCACAGGACCTCATTTCGTTATAAATTATTCACGTTTATTAGATAAAAAATCATTAGAACCAGGCTCAAGGGTTGCTTTAAATCAGCAAACATTTAGTATAGTAAATGTATTACCGTCTGAGAAAGATCCTCTAATCAGCGGTATGGAAGTAGAAGAAAAGCCAGAAGTAAGTTACGAGCAAATTGGTGGACTTGAAGAACAAGTCGTTGAAATTAAGGAAACAGTAGAATTACCACTTAAAAAACCAGAATTATTTGCAAATATTGGAATTGAACCTCCAAAAGGAGTACTTTTATACGGTCCTCCAGGAACAGGTAAGACTCTTCTTGCAAAAGCAGTTGCAAATGAGACCAATGCAACATTCATAAAAATTGTTGCATCTGAATTTGTAAAAAAATACATTGGTGAAGGTGCAAGATTAGTTAGAGGTGTATTTGAACTTGCAAAAGAGAAAGCACCAAGTATTATCTTCATTGATGAAATAGATGCAATTGCAGCTAAGAGGCTCAAAAGTTCAACAAGCGGTGACAGAGAAGTTCAAAGGACACTCATGCAGCTACTTGCAGAAATGGATGGATTCGAAGCCAGGGGAGATGTTGGAATCGTTGCAGCGACCAACAGGCCAGATATATTAGACCCTGCACTTTTACGTCCTGGAAGATTTGACCGGTTCATAGAAGTTCCAATTCCAAATGAAGACGGTAGAATGGAGATCTTGAAAATCCACACCAGAAATATGTCCTTAGAGGAAGAAGTGGATATAAGACTTGTTGCATCATTAACTGAAGGTGCTTCTGGTGCCGACCTTAAAGCTATCTGTACAGAAGCAGGTATGTTTGCAATAAGGGAAGAAAGATCCAGCGTTACAATGAACGACTTCATGGATGCAATTGATAAGATTGTAGGTCTTGAGAAAGAAGAAGAAGTTAGAAGAGAAGCCGGCGTAATGTACGGTTAA
- a CDS encoding multiprotein bridging factor aMBF1 has product MRCEICGKKIVGEPVKTKIESSIMVTCNECSKFGKVQREPPKARKPRPVRRSPKFREPSEEVIEDFKDIIRESRERKGWTREVLAEKVYEKASVVNRVESGKMVPDIKLAKKLEKILDVTLIEKTDDGKQEDLGPRARRGATIGDIARIKRN; this is encoded by the coding sequence ATGAGATGCGAGATATGTGGAAAGAAAATAGTTGGAGAACCAGTGAAAACAAAAATTGAAAGCTCAATTATGGTTACATGTAATGAATGTTCTAAATTCGGAAAAGTACAGAGAGAACCACCAAAAGCAAGGAAACCAAGGCCAGTTAGAAGAAGTCCTAAATTCAGAGAGCCTTCAGAAGAAGTCATCGAAGATTTCAAAGATATTATACGAGAAAGCAGGGAAAGAAAAGGATGGACCCGTGAAGTACTGGCTGAGAAAGTATATGAAAAAGCCTCTGTGGTTAACAGGGTTGAATCTGGAAAGATGGTTCCAGATATTAAACTTGCAAAAAAATTAGAAAAAATACTGGACGTGACACTCATTGAAAAAACTGACGATGGAAAACAGGAAGATTTAGGTCCGCGAGCCAGAAGAGGAGCTACAATAGGAGATATAGCTCGGATTAAGAGGAATTAA
- a CDS encoding UPF0280 family protein: MITERIRLDETNILLKTDLINHKLSNFILRQRMELVNYIMNNKEFLISFEPVNVEDAPFIAKVMAKAGKIAEVGPMAAVAGTISELSMNFLIKNGAKYAIVENGGDIAIKTNKDVVMGLYAGTSSLSGQIGFKIKYGKTPMGICTSSGTVGHSISLGRADSVTIFADHASFADALATSIANEAKGDLEQDAVQNCLARAEDFKPYFRGVMIVVGESAGTVGKIPKLIKTDKKVVLGDLFDIY, translated from the coding sequence ATGATCACAGAAAGAATTAGGCTTGATGAAACTAACATTTTACTTAAGACAGATTTAATAAATCATAAACTTTCTAATTTTATTTTAAGGCAGCGTATGGAGCTTGTAAATTATATTATGAATAACAAAGAGTTTTTAATATCTTTTGAACCAGTAAATGTGGAAGATGCTCCTTTTATAGCAAAAGTAATGGCAAAAGCAGGTAAAATTGCAGAAGTAGGTCCTATGGCTGCTGTTGCAGGGACAATATCAGAACTCTCAATGAATTTCTTAATAAAAAACGGTGCAAAATATGCAATTGTAGAAAACGGTGGGGATATAGCCATTAAAACTAATAAAGATGTGGTAATGGGTCTTTATGCTGGAACTTCATCACTTTCTGGACAGATTGGTTTTAAAATAAAATACGGGAAAACTCCAATGGGAATATGCACCTCTTCTGGAACTGTTGGGCATTCTATAAGTTTGGGAAGGGCAGATTCTGTAACTATATTTGCAGACCATGCCAGCTTTGCCGATGCGCTTGCCACAAGCATTGCAAATGAAGCTAAAGGTGATTTAGAACAAGATGCTGTGCAGAACTGCCTGGCAAGAGCTGAAGACTTTAAACCTTATTTTAGGGGTGTTATGATTGTGGTCGGTGAATCTGCAGGGACAGTCGGAAAGATCCCTAAATTGATTAAGACTGATAAAAAAGTTGTTTTAGGAGATCTCTTTGATATTTATTAG
- a CDS encoding PH domain-containing protein: protein MRHTKDIRSGERILFETKPRFFMYLKSAVIKFIALLVIIFIFEPVVSLVASIQNYIIKYIHVPLVEATTLILFFLMLILILWIIWDILSWEYTTYTLTNYRVILEKGIIRKNKSYMHYDKIQDVNVSQGLIERLTSSGDISVYGGHENTRIILNDIPDPTKVEDRINQMIEGDYITEKSTGPKKIKDSVMDRYDKKFKRY from the coding sequence ATGAGACACACAAAGGATATTCGTTCAGGAGAAAGAATTTTATTTGAGACCAAACCTCGCTTTTTTATGTATTTAAAATCAGCTGTAATTAAATTCATTGCATTACTTGTAATTATATTTATTTTTGAGCCCGTAGTATCTCTCGTTGCAAGTATACAAAATTATATCATAAAATATATCCATGTTCCACTTGTAGAAGCTACCACTCTAATCCTGTTCTTTTTAATGCTTATTTTGATCCTCTGGATTATATGGGACATACTTTCATGGGAATACACAACATATACCCTTACAAACTACAGAGTCATCCTTGAAAAAGGTATAATCCGTAAAAACAAATCATATATGCATTACGATAAAATCCAGGATGTTAACGTTTCGCAGGGATTAATAGAGCGCCTGACATCCAGTGGAGATATATCTGTATACGGAGGTCATGAAAATACTCGAATCATACTCAATGATATTCCAGATCCTACAAAAGTAGAAGATAGAATAAACCAGATGATTGAAGGCGATTATATAACTGAAAAATCAACTGGCCCTAAAAAGATTAAAGATTCCGTAATGGACAGATATGACAAAAAATTTAAGAGATATTGA
- a CDS encoding NAD(P)/FAD-dependent oxidoreductase, whose product MKNYDVAIVGAGPVGSTFARYMAEKGLKVAIFEKKKEVGVPLQCAGLLGNKIKDVNVLPEEVILNKIYGACLYSPSSTMISMRKKEEPLAYVLDRVRYDKYLAQLAVDKGAELFLNHRAEKIDIENGEIYFKDKKISAEIIVGADGHSSIVSEAFGNDFKFVHASQYLIDTGESTFKEDYFQVYVNSKISPGFLWVIPISESTARVGLFADFDYKELSEILNEFLENNEELRDSKILKKYHGKIPIYDPKKDIVKNRAILIGDAASQVKPTTSGGLIIGFNCAKIAAEVVYESISSQNIDILKNYQKRYKKMYNNELKMQLKVQNTYKSLDDDNLDSVILKLKEKEVGKIVSEYGDLDSQAPLMIKLIKSGIIFSVLPKLLSRKIFGL is encoded by the coding sequence ATGAAAAATTATGATGTGGCTATAGTTGGAGCCGGACCTGTAGGCTCAACATTTGCAAGATATATGGCAGAAAAAGGGCTTAAAGTGGCAATATTTGAGAAAAAAAAGGAAGTGGGAGTACCTCTACAATGTGCTGGACTTCTAGGTAACAAAATAAAAGATGTGAATGTTTTACCTGAGGAAGTTATACTTAACAAAATATATGGGGCATGCTTATATTCCCCATCCAGTACTATGATCTCAATGCGTAAAAAAGAAGAACCCTTAGCCTACGTTTTAGATAGGGTCAGATATGATAAATATTTAGCACAATTAGCAGTAGATAAAGGAGCAGAACTTTTTTTAAACCATCGGGCAGAAAAGATAGACATAGAAAATGGTGAGATATACTTCAAAGATAAAAAAATATCTGCTGAAATCATTGTAGGTGCTGATGGTCATTCATCTATAGTATCTGAAGCATTTGGCAATGACTTTAAATTCGTGCATGCAAGCCAATATTTAATTGACACTGGAGAAAGCACATTTAAAGAGGATTATTTTCAGGTATATGTGAATTCAAAAATATCTCCAGGGTTTTTATGGGTTATTCCAATTTCAGAATCCACCGCAAGAGTAGGTTTATTTGCTGATTTTGATTATAAAGAGTTAAGTGAGATTTTAAACGAATTTCTAGAAAATAATGAAGAATTAAGAGATTCTAAAATTTTAAAAAAATATCATGGTAAAATCCCAATATATGACCCTAAAAAGGACATAGTAAAAAATCGAGCCATACTTATAGGAGATGCAGCATCTCAGGTTAAACCAACTACAAGCGGCGGACTTATAATAGGTTTTAATTGTGCAAAAATCGCTGCCGAAGTTGTATATGAATCAATTAGCTCTCAAAATATTGATATTTTAAAGAATTACCAAAAAAGATATAAAAAAATGTACAATAATGAACTTAAGATGCAGCTAAAAGTACAGAATACCTATAAATCACTGGACGATGATAATCTTGACTCTGTAATTTTAAAACTTAAAGAAAAAGAAGTGGGAAAAATAGTTTCTGAATATGGAGATCTGGATTCTCAAGCACCACTTATGATAAAACTAATAAAAAGCGGGATAATCTTTTCAGTTCTTCCTAAACTGCTTTCACGTAAAATATTTGGCCTGTAA
- a CDS encoding TIGR01177 family methyltransferase, with translation MEIIFILSGENETLPKAEVTASLETENVSFNIKYHQNGILIIEIADENSAVIDIIGKKIAYTHEICKLLFETSISNLNEDIQKYPWKDIISQDYAVRVKRVGIDPDFNSQAMEIELGGIIKNELGDKARVNLENPDTFLRTIVLDNSVLVSKQLVKRSKKHYNDLKPHKRPFFYPGSMSPKLARGMVNLARAKKGSTVLDPFCGTGGILIEAGIVGARVIGTDIDEKMVDGTKKNLEYCNIKDYNIFQGDARYITLEEKVDAIVTDPPYGISASTAGIDSKKIYEESLVSMQGLLKEDGYICMATPHYLDIHELVSHTKFKIIEQYKIRMHKSLTRVISVLTKK, from the coding sequence ATGGAAATAATCTTCATTTTATCCGGTGAAAACGAAACTTTGCCAAAAGCAGAAGTAACAGCGAGTTTGGAGACTGAAAATGTCTCCTTTAATATAAAATATCATCAAAATGGAATTTTGATCATTGAGATTGCAGATGAAAACTCTGCAGTTATTGATATAATTGGTAAAAAGATTGCTTATACCCACGAAATATGTAAATTACTGTTTGAAACCAGTATCTCCAATTTAAACGAAGATATCCAAAAATACCCATGGAAAGATATTATTAGTCAAGATTATGCAGTAAGGGTTAAAAGAGTAGGCATTGACCCTGATTTTAACTCCCAAGCCATGGAAATTGAGCTTGGAGGTATCATTAAAAATGAGTTAGGAGATAAAGCCAGAGTAAATCTTGAAAATCCCGATACTTTTTTAAGAACCATCGTGCTTGATAACTCTGTCTTGGTCAGCAAACAACTGGTTAAAAGAAGTAAAAAACACTACAATGATTTAAAACCTCATAAAAGACCATTCTTCTATCCCGGATCCATGAGCCCAAAACTTGCAAGGGGAATGGTTAATCTAGCACGGGCCAAAAAAGGAAGCACCGTTCTAGACCCATTCTGTGGAACAGGTGGTATTTTAATAGAAGCAGGAATAGTAGGGGCTAGAGTAATTGGAACTGATATAGACGAGAAAATGGTTGATGGCACTAAAAAAAATCTTGAATACTGCAACATTAAGGATTATAATATTTTTCAGGGAGATGCAAGGTATATTACACTTGAGGAAAAAGTCGATGCTATTGTAACTGATCCTCCTTATGGTATCTCCGCTTCAACAGCAGGTATAGACAGTAAAAAGATTTATGAAGAATCCCTCGTATCTATGCAGGGACTATTAAAAGAAGACGGATACATCTGTATGGCAACTCCCCACTACCTGGACATCCATGAACTTGTGAGTCATACTAAATTTAAAATAATAGAACAATACAAGATAAGAATGCATAAAAGTTTAACCAGAGTTATCTCTGTACTTACAAAAAAATAA
- a CDS encoding (R)-citramalate synthase — MNARILDTTLRDGEQTPGVSLTPDEKLRMALKLDELGVDVIEAGSAITSIGEREGIKKITSEGLSTEICSFARAVKVDVDAALECDVDSVHLVIPTSDLHIKYKLKKTREAVKDLAIESTQYAVDHGLLVELSAEDSTRSDLDYLTQVFKEGIDAGAKRICACDTVGMLTPEKAYEFYGYLSKLDAPLSVHCHNDFGLAVANSLSGLRAGASQAHVTVNGIGERAGNASLEELVVSLYSLYGVKTNIKIGMLYEISKMASRLTNVPLQPNKAIVGENAFAHESGIHADGVIKKAETYEPITPELVGHKRRFVMGKHIGSGLLKKRLEEMGLRVDDEKLNQIFTRVKALGDKGKCVTDVDLQAIAEDVLGIVAEKVVELEELTIVSGNKITPTASVRLNINDKEVLEAGIGIGPVDAAIVAVKKSIADFADIELEQYHVDAITGGTDALIDVIVKLKHEDQIVTARSTQPDIINASVEAYLSGINKILGDKKDIKKIKEGDL, encoded by the coding sequence TTGAACGCTAGAATATTAGATACAACACTTAGAGACGGCGAACAGACCCCTGGAGTTTCTTTAACTCCTGATGAGAAGCTGCGAATGGCCCTAAAACTTGACGAACTTGGTGTAGATGTTATTGAGGCAGGATCTGCCATTACATCAATTGGTGAAAGGGAAGGAATTAAAAAAATTACCAGTGAAGGGCTTTCTACTGAAATATGCAGTTTTGCAAGGGCGGTTAAAGTCGATGTAGACGCCGCATTGGAATGCGACGTGGATAGTGTTCATCTGGTTATTCCAACATCTGATCTTCATATAAAATATAAATTAAAAAAAACAAGGGAAGCAGTTAAAGACCTTGCAATCGAAAGCACACAGTATGCTGTCGACCACGGGCTGCTGGTAGAGCTTTCTGCAGAGGACTCAACAAGAAGTGACCTTGATTACCTCACACAGGTATTCAAAGAAGGGATAGATGCTGGTGCAAAAAGGATATGTGCATGCGATACCGTTGGAATGCTCACTCCTGAAAAAGCCTACGAATTTTATGGGTATTTATCAAAACTTGATGCACCTTTAAGTGTTCACTGCCATAACGACTTTGGACTTGCAGTTGCAAATTCACTTTCAGGTTTAAGGGCTGGGGCGAGTCAGGCCCATGTTACAGTAAATGGAATAGGTGAAAGGGCAGGAAATGCATCATTAGAAGAATTAGTAGTTTCACTATACTCACTTTACGGCGTAAAGACAAACATAAAAATAGGAATGTTATATGAAATCTCTAAAATGGCTTCAAGGCTAACCAATGTGCCATTACAACCAAATAAAGCCATTGTAGGAGAAAATGCATTTGCCCACGAGTCAGGAATACATGCAGACGGCGTCATTAAAAAAGCTGAAACCTATGAACCTATAACTCCTGAACTTGTAGGTCACAAGCGTAGGTTTGTGATGGGCAAACATATCGGGTCAGGTTTACTTAAAAAACGGCTTGAAGAGATGGGATTACGTGTAGATGATGAAAAACTCAACCAGATATTTACAAGAGTAAAAGCTCTTGGAGATAAAGGCAAATGCGTTACAGATGTAGATTTACAGGCAATTGCAGAAGATGTACTCGGGATAGTAGCCGAAAAAGTGGTCGAGCTTGAGGAGCTTACCATAGTTTCCGGAAATAAAATTACCCCAACAGCATCAGTAAGACTTAATATCAATGACAAGGAAGTCCTTGAAGCTGGGATCGGTATAGGTCCAGTAGACGCGGCTATAGTTGCTGTTAAAAAGAGTATAGCTGATTTTGCAGATATAGAGCTTGAACAGTACCACGTAGATGCTATAACCGGAGGTACCGACGCACTGATTGACGTTATTGTCAAGCTCAAACATGAGGATCAAATTGTCACTGCAAGAAGTACACAACCTGATATCATAAACGCAAGTGTAGAAGCTTATTTAAGTGGAATTAATAAAATATTAGGCGATAAAAAAGATATTAAAAAAATAAAAGAAGGAGATTTATAA
- the cgi121 gene encoding KEOPS complex subunit Cgi121, with protein sequence MEYNIQIAGFKSNINDFKKLMGNINKISKKCTVQLLNADGVAGREHILHATVHAIKAFERDENIAKDLGLEICVRASAQRQISKALSILGIKEGEMNICAVAVGCKGDIMDELEILLDKRDDSVLNPDEILLKDIYKISEEEIKIASDISDVMMEKTTLLILET encoded by the coding sequence ATGGAGTACAATATCCAGATAGCCGGTTTCAAGTCAAACATCAACGATTTCAAAAAATTAATGGGTAATATAAATAAAATAAGCAAAAAATGTACTGTTCAGCTTTTAAATGCCGATGGAGTTGCCGGCCGCGAACATATTCTCCATGCTACAGTTCATGCAATTAAAGCATTTGAACGGGATGAAAATATTGCAAAAGACCTGGGACTTGAGATATGCGTGCGTGCGTCTGCTCAAAGACAAATATCCAAAGCACTTTCAATTTTAGGGATAAAAGAAGGTGAAATGAATATCTGTGCAGTTGCTGTAGGCTGTAAAGGAGATATTATGGATGAATTAGAAATTTTATTAGATAAAAGAGATGACAGTGTCTTAAATCCTGATGAAATTCTTTTAAAAGATATTTATAAAATTTCAGAGGAAGAAATAAAAATTGCAAGTGACATATCAGATGTAATGATGGAGAAAACCACATTGCTGATACTTGAAACTTAA
- a CDS encoding DegT/DnrJ/EryC1/StrS family aminotransferase, with protein MQLELHFKKPSKETRNAMCEAAVNIDYASNRGFDEVRLAQDRISEITGHEHVKTVNSGNSAILVAMNSFKDKILIPDQGGWTGFRNMAEFRGIEVVEVPTYLGIISPETLEETINEHKPEALFITSFAGYIAEQPVKELFKVCDDKGVILVEDASGGIGDREKKLGNGKHAHVIVASTGSPKIVNVGSGGFISTNNNEIFKKSKLLLKTLKANPVTCAGISEEIRNAPQILSKTIEACNILKKEFKSAVHSDKRGISVALKTDDPKKTGYLLRQKLKADGRGIITVCPRYERVIMDAVCIEIKNLDMPSLENNNLNEIAQIIKGIID; from the coding sequence ATGCAATTGGAACTACACTTTAAAAAACCTTCAAAAGAAACCAGAAATGCAATGTGCGAAGCCGCAGTAAATATTGACTATGCATCAAACAGGGGATTTGACGAAGTTAGGCTTGCACAAGATAGAATAAGTGAAATTACAGGGCATGAACATGTAAAAACTGTAAACAGCGGGAACTCTGCAATTCTGGTGGCTATGAATTCATTTAAAGATAAAATATTGATTCCAGATCAGGGAGGATGGACTGGATTTAGAAACATGGCCGAGTTTAGAGGTATTGAAGTTGTAGAAGTGCCTACATACCTTGGAATTATCAGCCCTGAAACTCTTGAAGAAACCATTAATGAACACAAACCTGAAGCTCTTTTTATAACAAGTTTTGCAGGTTATATTGCAGAACAGCCTGTAAAAGAATTATTTAAAGTATGTGATGATAAAGGTGTAATTCTGGTTGAAGATGCTTCCGGTGGAATTGGAGATAGAGAAAAAAAACTGGGAAACGGTAAACATGCACATGTAATCGTGGCTTCAACAGGATCTCCTAAAATAGTAAACGTTGGAAGTGGCGGATTTATCTCAACAAACAATAACGAAATTTTTAAAAAATCAAAGCTCCTTTTGAAAACATTGAAAGCAAACCCTGTTACTTGTGCTGGAATATCTGAGGAAATTAGAAACGCCCCGCAGATCTTATCAAAGACAATTGAAGCGTGTAACATACTTAAAAAAGAATTTAAATCTGCAGTTCACTCTGATAAAAGGGGAATAAGTGTTGCTTTAAAGACAGATGATCCCAAAAAAACAGGATATTTACTCAGACAAAAATTAAAAGCTGATGGAAGGGGTATAATAACCGTCTGCCCTAGATATGAACGGGTGATTATGGATGCTGTATGTATTGAGATCAAGAATCTTGATATGCCGTCTCTGGAAAATAATAATTTAAATGAAATTGCCCAAATTATTAAAGGAATAATTGATTAG